In the genome of Raphanus sativus cultivar WK10039 chromosome 4, ASM80110v3, whole genome shotgun sequence, one region contains:
- the LOC108854979 gene encoding LOW QUALITY PROTEIN: uncharacterized protein LOC108854979 (The sequence of the model RefSeq protein was modified relative to this genomic sequence to represent the inferred CDS: inserted 1 base in 1 codon), protein MAFRSAPAQLSFPSSFTTISVAPRRFSVRMSNQSPKTIFTSATKLLWGPSLPPGLLISTARTAWTTVWQLMMTQLAPSDSSGSYTRPTSQFRLNPTQFPSAASSELHLYVGLPCXWAHRALIVRALKGLDDAVSVSIASPGQDGSWEFKDNNIPIKDKDKLIPGLDKVNRCRNLKEVYKSRTGGYDGRCTVPMLWDSRKKDVLCNESYDIIEFFNSGLNEFATNPSLDLTPPELKGKIETWNQIVYPKVNNGVYRCGFAQSQEAYDGAVNELFDTFDEIEDHLGSNRYLCGERLTLADVCLFTTLIRFDPVYNILFKCTKKKLVEYPNLYGYLRDIYQIPGVAATCDIPAIMDGYYKTLFPLNASGIQPAISLSGDQDSLLIPHHRDSVGKAVQAQHAV, encoded by the exons ATGGCCTTTCGCAGCGCACCGGCGCAATTAAGCTTTCCATCATCTTTCACAACCATCTCCGTCGCGCCACGCCGCTTCAGCGTTAGAATGTCCAACCAGTCACCAAAAACCATCTTCACCTCCGCCACAAAGCTACTCTGGGGCCCATCTCTCCCTCCGGGTCTACTCATCTCTACCGCTCGAACAGCCTGGACCACCGTCTGGCAGCTCATGATGACCCAGCTCGCTCCATCGGACTCATCCGGGTCATACACCCGACCCACTTCCCAATTCCGCCTCAACCCGACCCAATTCCCTTCCGCCGCTTCTTCGGAGCTCCATCTCTACGTCGGGCTCCCTT CCTGGGCTCACCGAGCTCTAATAGTACGCGCTCTCAAGGGCTTAGACGACGCCGTATCTGTTTCAATCGCATCACCGGGTCAAGACGGTTCGTGGGAGTTCAAGGATAACAATATCCCGATCAAGGATAAGGATAAACTTATCCCCGGTTTGGATAAGGTTAACCGGTGTCGGAATCTGAAGGAAGTGTACAAATCGAGAACCGGTGGTTATGATGGGAGATGTACAGTTCCGATGCTGTGGGACTCGAGGAAGAAAGATGTGCTCTGTAACGAAAGCTACGATATCATCGAGTTCTTCAACTCGGGTCTTAACGAATTCGCCACAAACCCTAGCTTGGATCTCACGCCACCAGAATTGAAAGGAAAGATTGAAACTTGGAATCAGATTGTGTACCCTAAGGTTAACAATGGCGTTTACAG GTGTGGATTTGCGCAGAGTCAAGAAGCGTATGATGGAGCAGTGAATGAACTTTTTGATACCTTTGATGAGATTGAAGATCACTTGGGTAGTAACAGATATTTGTGTGGAGAAAGGTTGACACTGGCTGATGTATGTCTATTCACAACTCTGATTCGCTTTGATCCTGTTTACAACATTCTCTTCAAATGCACCAAGAAAAAGCTCGTTGAGTACCCTAATCTCTACGGCTATTTGCGCGATATTTACCAA ATTCCTGGTGTTGCCGCTACTTGTGATATTCCCGCTATAATGGATGGGTACTACAAAACGCTATTTCCTCTAAACGCAAGTGGAATCCAACCGGCCATTTCTTTATCTGGCGATCAAGATTCTCTCTTGATTCCCCATCACAGAGACTCCGTGGGTAAAGCCGTTCAAGCACAGCATGCGGTTTAG
- the LOC108854978 gene encoding probable inactive histone-lysine N-methyltransferase SUVR2 codes for MAPNAHIKKAITAMKALGIDEAQTKPVLKNLLILYDKKWELIAEDNYRALADAIFESQETQATEEKKGKEKKADEAEASAAEVDRGKRKAHESVEDDEDALDEPERPLKRLRRRGEAGSVSASNSPSLKETTTRDQEMAPVLLPFHPLPTEDDPDAGALVMPKDEPVTDIFSTSTNQDSLENGNSSAPMSETEKTNGHLEERHGSTAATDVPPTTIERASEHTMATTPEGSSTLALASSATGEVKINLSFAPATSSLHAPSMDELRRAMEDVCLRQYKILDPNFSVSRFLNDIASSYLELATKADKTANQSPDNLPSFTTNVDALKKSAAAMAFTAEGSNDLANSANQSPENSQTKPVDVLNKSAATTVRNDDESTGLVVVPECQISADEFRMISIVSDITLAKEAVEIPWVNEFNSKVPPPFRYIAQSLVYQDAEVKFSLGKVDQCCSSCCGDCLAPSMACSCATALGGFTYTKDGLLQKDFLEECISEARDTQKQLVQYCKECPLEVARNEETLEPCKGHRKRKVIRECWSNCGCSEKCGNRVVQHGIHTKLQVFFTSDGPSGRGWGLRTLEKLPKGAFVCELAGEILTISELVQRRNSEKLTSPVILDAHWGSEQVSGVNRALCLDGTHYGNISRFINHRCVDANLIEIPVHVENMDSHYYHLGLFTTRDIEAMEELTWDYGVEFNDQVYPTRPFHCRCGSEYCLNVKRSSKSKKSKKRA; via the exons ATGGCACCAAATGCTCATATCAAAAAAGCAATTACAGCTATGAAGGCTCTTGGAATTGATGAAGCGCAGACAAAGCCCGTCTTGAAGAACCTTCTCATCCTTTACGATAAGAAGTGGGAGTTAATAGCCGAGGACAACTACAGGGCACTCGCTGATGCTATCTTCGAAAGCCAAGAGACTCAG GCCACTGAAGAGAAAAAAGGAAAGGAGAAGAAGGCCGACGAAGCTGAAGCCAGC GCTGCAGAAGTTGACAGAGGAAAGAGGAAGGCGCATGAG TCTGTCGAAGACGATGAAGATGCCTTGGATGAGCCTGAACGCCCTTTAAAGAGGCTGCGGCGCAGAGGTGAAGCAGGCTCTGTTTCGGCTTCAAACAGTCCCAGTTTAAAAGAGACTACAACTCGTGACCAAGAAATGGCGCCTGTCTTATTGCCATTTCATCCTCTACCAACCGAAGATGACCCTGATGCTGGTGCGCTCGTTATGCCAAAAGACGAGCCCGTTACAGATATTTTTTCCACTTCTACTAATCAAG ATTCCTTGGAAAATGGGAACTCTTCAGCTCCCATGTCCGAGACGGAGAAAACAAATGGTCATCTGGAAGAGCGGCATGGTTCAACAGCAGCTACTGACGTTCCTCCAACAACTATCGAGAGAGCTAGTGAGCACACGATGGCTACAACCCCAGAAGGATCTTCAACACTTGCATTAGCTTCTTCTGCAACCGGTGAAGTGAAGATTAATCTGAGTTTTGCTCCTGCAACTTCCAGTCTGCATGCACCTTCTATGGATGAACTACGAAGAGCAATGGAGGATGTGTGTCTCCGGCAGTACAAAATACTGGACCCTAACTTTTCTGTAAGTCGTTTTTTGAACGACATCGCTAGCTCCTACCTGGAACTTGCAACCAAGGCAGATAAAACAGCCAACCAGTCGCCAGATAACCTGCCGTCTTTCACCACAAATGTTGATGCATTGAAGAAATCTGCAGCAGCGATGGCTTTTACTGCTGAGGGCAGTAATGACCTGGCAAATTCAGCCAACCAATCGCCAGAAAATTCGCAAACCAAGCCGGTTGATGTATTAAACAAGTCTGCTGCAACTACGGTCAGAAATGATGATGAATCCACGGGTTTGGTAGTTGTTCCCGAGTGCCAGATTTCTGCGGATGAGTTTAGAATGATCAGCATCGTCAGTGACATCACTCTTGCAAAAGAAGCTGTTGAGATTCCTTGGGTGAATGAATTCAATTCCAAGGTTCCTCCACCTTTTCGATACATAGCCCAAAGTCTTGTGTATCAAGATGCTGAAGTGAAGTTTTCACTTGGGAAAGTTGACCAATGCTGCTCCTCTTGCTGTGGAGATTGCTTGGCTCCATCAATGGCATGCAGTTGTGCAACTGCACTTGGTGGCTTTACATACACAAAAGATGGCCTCCTGCAGAAAGATTTCCTGGAAGAATGTATCTCCGAAGCCCGTGATACGCAGAAACAGTTGGTTCAGTATTGCAAAGAATGTCCATTAGAGGTTGCCAGAAACGAGGAGACTCTGGAGCCGTGCAAGGGGCATCGCAAGAGGAAGGTTATCAGAGAATGTTGGAGCAATTGTGGCTGTAGCGAGAAGTGTGGCAACCGAGTCGTCCAACATGGCATTCACACTAAGCTGCAG GTGTTTTTCACGTCCGATGGGCCCAGCGGGAGAGGTTGGGGACTCAGGACTCTAGAAAAGCTGCCGAAGGGGGCATTTGTCTGCGAGCTTGCTGGAGAGATATTGACCATTTCAGAGCTGGTCCAACGCAGGAACTCTGAGAAACTTACTTCTCCGGTAATACTGGATGCACACTGGGGTTCTGAACAAGTCTCAGGTGTCAACAGAGCTCTTTGTCTTGATGGAACGCACTATGGAAATATCTCCAGGTTCATCAATCACAG ATGCGTGGATGCAAATTTGATTGAGATCCCAGTTCATGTGGAGAATATGGACTCGCACTACTATCAT cTTGGGCTCTTCACAACAAGAGATATCGAGGCCATGGAGGAACTTACCTGG GATTATGGCGTGGAGTTCAACGATCAGGTGTATCCGACGCGTCCGTTCCATTGCCGATGTGGTAGCGAGTACTGTCTGAACGTTAAGCGGAGCAGCA AAAGCAAGAAGTCGAAGAAGAGAGCATGA